The Thermosynechococcus sp. genome has a segment encoding these proteins:
- a CDS encoding peptide ligase PGM1-related protein — protein MSIAEEFRQLQTRLLECWDGTETFIPELPRGPGGIERDIVVVPSLSFPQPELGKITGYTYYEERQLYTLIQLRNPRTRMIYVTSQPLHPSIVDYYLDLLPGVPSSHARDRLLLLATYDRSDKPLTAKILERPRLLERIRQALRPNQAYMVCFNSTPLERELAVRLGVPLYSTDPDLLYWGTKAGSRELFAAAGILHPIGSGFLQGVPELVRAIAHLQEKCPEVQRLVVKLNEAFSGEGNALLDLRPLRPLGSPHTPDHLQRIENSLGDMVFQAPDETWASYRQRFTALGGIVEAFVEGTVKRSPSVQGCITPKGSVEIVSTHEQLLNAPTGQIFIGCEFPAHADYRQQLQQLGQKVGRYLAQQGVIGCFGVDVVATQTTEGWALYAIEINLRKGGTTHPFMTLKFLTDGHYELASGLFYSKHRRPKYYIASDNLCQPHYRGLLPNDLLDMIARYHLHFDSSTETGTVFHLMGALSEFGKLGLVSIGNTPEEAQAIYNQTIGVLDAAAL, from the coding sequence ATGTCGATCGCCGAGGAGTTCCGCCAACTGCAAACGCGGCTCTTGGAGTGCTGGGACGGAACAGAAACTTTTATTCCGGAACTGCCCAGAGGTCCCGGCGGCATTGAGCGCGATATTGTGGTGGTGCCTTCCCTCAGTTTTCCCCAACCGGAGCTAGGCAAGATCACAGGCTACACCTACTACGAGGAGCGGCAGCTTTATACGCTGATCCAGTTGCGCAATCCGCGTACCCGCATGATCTATGTCACATCCCAGCCCCTGCATCCCAGTATTGTGGATTACTACTTAGATTTACTGCCGGGGGTGCCCAGTTCCCATGCCCGCGATCGCCTGCTCTTGCTGGCCACCTACGATCGCTCCGATAAACCCCTCACCGCAAAAATTTTAGAGCGACCTCGCCTCTTGGAGCGTATTCGTCAAGCCCTGCGTCCCAACCAAGCCTACATGGTGTGTTTTAACTCCACCCCTTTGGAGCGGGAACTGGCGGTACGCTTAGGTGTTCCCCTCTACTCTACGGATCCGGATCTCCTTTATTGGGGAACCAAGGCCGGCAGCCGAGAACTGTTTGCAGCAGCGGGAATCCTCCACCCAATTGGCAGTGGCTTTTTGCAGGGGGTGCCAGAACTGGTGCGGGCGATCGCTCATCTACAGGAAAAATGCCCTGAAGTGCAACGGCTGGTGGTGAAACTCAATGAAGCCTTTTCTGGTGAAGGCAATGCTCTCCTCGACCTTCGCCCACTGCGCCCCTTGGGCAGCCCCCATACCCCCGATCATCTCCAGCGGATTGAAAATAGCCTAGGGGACATGGTCTTTCAAGCTCCCGATGAAACTTGGGCCTCCTATCGGCAGCGGTTTACAGCTCTGGGGGGGATTGTCGAAGCCTTTGTTGAAGGGACAGTCAAGCGATCGCCCAGTGTCCAAGGGTGTATTACCCCCAAAGGCAGTGTTGAAATTGTTTCAACCCATGAACAGTTACTCAATGCCCCCACAGGTCAAATTTTTATTGGCTGTGAATTTCCTGCCCATGCCGACTATCGCCAGCAACTGCAACAACTGGGGCAAAAAGTAGGGAGGTACTTGGCACAGCAGGGAGTGATCGGCTGTTTTGGTGTGGATGTTGTTGCAACCCAAACAACAGAAGGTTGGGCGCTTTATGCCATTGAAATTAACCTGCGCAAAGGCGGTACGACGCACCCCTTTATGACCTTAAAATTTCTCACCGATGGCCACTATGAGCTAGCCTCTGGACTGTTTTACAGCAAGCACCGCCGTCCTAAGTATTACATTGCCTCCGATAACCTCTGCCAGCCCCACTATCGCGGCCTCTTGCCCAATGATCTCTTGGATATGATTGCTCGCTACCATCTGCACTTTGACTCCAGTACCGAAACGGGCACCGTCTTTCACCTCATGGGGGCACTTTCGGAATTTGGTAAGCTCGGACTCGTCAGTATTGGCAACACCCCCGAAGAAGCCCAAGCCATCTACAATCAGACGATTGGCGTTCTCGATGCTGCGGCGCTATAG
- a CDS encoding sirohydrochlorin chelatase: MVVTLNDSILNPLGFSLDLPPLPQPRPLLLIGHGTRDAEGRQAFLDFAQVYYQLDSCRPVFPCFLELTEPSIFEVLSQCAAAGYTDLSVLPILLFAARHNKFDVTNELDRARRAFPQLRYHYGRPYGLAPEILTLWRSRLELLDFPEFNPQGIGREETVLLIVGRGSSDPDANGDVFKLARMLWEGSGYQTVEVCFIGITHPRLPEGFARANLHRPRRVIVLPHFMFTGALVKKIYALTADAQAAYPNVEYVNLPEIGLHPQLFYLTRQREMETHGGQVAMNCETCKFRLVAGHGHHHHHPHHHDHEHHSHSHDHGGHHHHHGSSVDLDHLPSYHQRIWQVP; the protein is encoded by the coding sequence GTGGTTGTTACGCTTAACGATTCCATTCTCAATCCCCTTGGTTTTAGTCTCGATTTACCCCCTCTCCCCCAGCCGCGACCCCTCTTGCTCATTGGTCATGGCACGCGCGATGCTGAAGGTCGGCAAGCATTTTTGGACTTTGCCCAAGTCTATTATCAACTGGATTCCTGTCGGCCTGTTTTTCCCTGTTTTCTGGAGTTAACCGAACCTTCGATTTTTGAGGTTCTGAGCCAATGTGCGGCCGCAGGTTATACCGATTTGTCAGTGCTGCCGATTTTGCTCTTTGCCGCTCGCCACAATAAATTTGATGTGACGAACGAGTTGGATCGGGCGCGGCGGGCTTTTCCGCAGTTGCGCTACCACTATGGCCGCCCCTATGGCCTTGCCCCAGAAATCTTGACCCTCTGGCGATCGCGCCTCGAACTACTGGACTTCCCGGAATTTAACCCCCAAGGCATTGGCCGTGAAGAAACCGTTCTCTTAATAGTGGGACGCGGCTCCAGCGATCCCGATGCCAATGGCGATGTCTTTAAGCTAGCCCGTATGCTCTGGGAGGGCAGTGGCTACCAAACGGTTGAAGTATGCTTCATTGGCATCACCCATCCTCGCCTACCCGAAGGGTTTGCGCGCGCGAATCTTCACCGCCCCCGCCGCGTGATTGTCCTGCCCCACTTCATGTTTACAGGGGCACTTGTCAAGAAAATCTATGCCCTCACCGCAGACGCCCAAGCCGCCTATCCCAATGTTGAATACGTGAACCTGCCGGAAATTGGCTTGCATCCGCAACTGTTTTATCTAACGCGGCAGCGGGAAATGGAGACCCATGGGGGACAGGTGGCCATGAACTGTGAAACCTGCAAGTTCCGCTTGGTGGCAGGCCATGGCCATCATCACCACCATCCCCATCATCATGATCATGAGCACCACTCCCACAGCCATGATCACGGGGGTCACCACCATCACCATGGATCAAGCGTGGACTTAGATCACTTGCCCAGTTATCACCAACGCATTTGGCAGGTTCCGTGA
- a CDS encoding 2-isopropylmalate synthase, protein MRIKYPPQTVDRVLIFDTTLRDGEQSPGASLNVEEKLTIARQLARLGVDIIEAGFPFASPGDFEAVQRIAEVVGTETGPVICGLARATRQDIEAAAKALKPAYYPRIHTFIATSDIHLEYKLRKTRAEVLEIAQEMVAYAKSFVDDVEFSPEDAGRSDPEFLYEVLERVIDAGATTINIPDTVGYTTPAEFGALIKGIKENVPNIDRAVISVHGHNDLGLAVANFLEAVKNGARQLECTINGIGERAGNAALEELVMALYVRRQYFNPFLGRPPESEEPLTNINTREIYKTSRLVSNLTGMLIQPNKAIVGANAFAHQSGIHQDGVLKHKQTYEIMDAQLIGLADNQIVLGKLSGRNAFATRLRELGFELSETELNKAFLRFKDLADKKKEITDWDLEAIAKDETQGIDLRGYQLQFVQVSCGDHARPTATVTVRTPSGEELTDAAIGTGPVDAVYRAINRVVQIPNRLIEYSVQSVTAGIDAIGEVTIRLQYEDRIYSGHAANTDIIVASAQAYMNALNRLYRGLEQRALHPQA, encoded by the coding sequence ATGCGCATTAAATATCCTCCCCAGACCGTTGATCGGGTGTTAATTTTCGATACCACATTGCGGGACGGTGAACAGTCTCCAGGTGCCTCCCTGAATGTGGAGGAAAAACTGACGATCGCCCGTCAACTGGCTCGACTGGGGGTGGATATTATTGAGGCGGGTTTTCCCTTTGCCAGCCCTGGCGACTTTGAAGCGGTGCAGCGGATTGCTGAAGTTGTCGGCACAGAAACGGGACCAGTGATTTGTGGTTTGGCGCGGGCCACCCGCCAAGATATTGAAGCCGCCGCCAAGGCCCTCAAACCCGCCTACTATCCTCGCATTCACACGTTTATTGCCACCTCCGATATTCACCTGGAGTACAAGCTCAGGAAAACCCGCGCTGAAGTACTGGAAATTGCGCAAGAAATGGTGGCCTATGCCAAATCTTTTGTGGATGATGTGGAGTTTTCCCCAGAGGATGCTGGGCGTTCAGATCCGGAGTTTCTCTATGAAGTCCTAGAGCGGGTCATTGATGCCGGTGCAACGACAATCAATATTCCCGACACCGTGGGGTACACCACCCCCGCCGAGTTTGGTGCCCTGATCAAAGGCATTAAGGAAAATGTGCCCAATATCGATCGCGCCGTCATTTCGGTTCATGGTCATAATGACTTGGGTTTGGCGGTTGCTAACTTCCTGGAAGCGGTGAAAAATGGCGCCCGGCAACTGGAGTGCACCATTAATGGCATTGGTGAGCGTGCGGGGAACGCCGCCCTTGAGGAATTGGTGATGGCACTCTATGTGCGGCGGCAGTACTTCAATCCTTTTCTAGGTCGCCCGCCCGAATCAGAGGAACCCTTGACGAATATCAACACCCGTGAAATTTATAAAACCTCCCGCTTGGTCTCAAACCTAACGGGGATGCTGATTCAACCCAACAAAGCGATCGTTGGTGCCAATGCCTTTGCCCACCAATCGGGGATTCACCAAGATGGTGTCCTCAAGCACAAACAAACCTATGAAATTATGGATGCCCAACTGATTGGCCTTGCCGATAACCAAATTGTCTTGGGCAAGCTCTCTGGCCGTAATGCCTTTGCCACCCGCCTACGGGAATTGGGCTTTGAACTCAGTGAAACGGAACTCAATAAAGCCTTTTTGCGCTTTAAGGATCTCGCCGACAAGAAAAAAGAAATCACCGACTGGGATCTGGAGGCGATCGCCAAGGATGAAACCCAAGGGATTGATCTGCGGGGCTATCAACTGCAATTTGTCCAAGTTTCCTGTGGCGATCATGCCCGCCCAACAGCAACGGTTACCGTGCGTACCCCCAGTGGTGAAGAGTTGACCGATGCCGCCATTGGCACAGGGCCGGTGGACGCTGTTTATCGTGCCATTAACCGTGTGGTGCAAATTCCCAATCGCCTTATTGAATACTCGGTGCAATCGGTGACTGCTGGCATTGATGCTATCGGTGAGGTGACGATTCGGCTACAATACGAGGATCGCATCTACTCTGGCCATGCCGCCAACACGGATATTATTGTGGCTTCTGCCCAAGCCTATATGAATGCGCTGAACCGCCTCTACCGGGGTCTTGAACAACGGGCGCTACATCCCCAAGCGTAG
- a CDS encoding ParA family protein: MLKAWSYTSSNYWIKPKLGNGYPDFLICLPLAGDRSFNYLVIEVKSANESRLSGQQQLRGYMTAAQAVFGLLINGKDYQLFYQNPLKKPLCQIKCAAGQLDRKSIQKLTKVLHRNAAAAIVSLLTQEQLKVYHHFEKVLQKKFAFPLTYPQGNSNSMIITVFNHKGGVGKTTLTLNLGAAFAAMGKRVLLIDIDPQSNLSIGLGIDPLKDIEDQGRKDIVHLLLEPKVTLEEVVYRKRWDNLRLDVVPSHIRLADQEPDLIRTIDIDRVLQRKLRNHPYDVILIDPPPAFGKVNAIALMASHGVLIPIEFAPYPIRAIEYVLARLEAFRPVMDNPPRLLGIAVNKYDRKNSAVNAQMQERLQGILGRVAREYAVVCNLLPKDTWIPKRAAIEKATDLQQPIFSRNLYTELSRADQESIDELTATFENLARHLSTEAVAQHE; this comes from the coding sequence TTGTTAAAGGCATGGAGCTACACATCTTCAAACTATTGGATCAAGCCAAAGCTAGGGAATGGCTATCCCGATTTTCTAATTTGCTTGCCTCTGGCGGGCGATCGCTCCTTCAATTACCTTGTTATTGAGGTCAAATCTGCAAATGAGTCAAGGCTCAGCGGTCAGCAGCAACTGCGGGGATATATGACAGCAGCTCAAGCGGTTTTTGGCCTCCTAATTAATGGTAAAGATTACCAACTCTTTTATCAAAATCCCCTAAAAAAGCCCCTGTGCCAAATCAAGTGCGCCGCCGGCCAGTTGGATCGAAAAAGCATTCAAAAACTGACCAAGGTACTGCACCGCAATGCTGCTGCAGCGATCGTGAGCCTCTTAACCCAAGAGCAACTCAAGGTTTATCATCACTTTGAAAAAGTATTGCAAAAAAAATTTGCTTTTCCCTTAACCTATCCTCAGGGAAATTCAAATTCCATGATTATTACTGTCTTTAATCATAAAGGGGGAGTGGGGAAAACAACCCTTACCCTAAACCTAGGTGCTGCCTTTGCTGCCATGGGCAAGCGCGTGCTACTCATTGATATTGATCCGCAGTCGAATCTGAGCATTGGTTTAGGCATTGATCCCCTGAAGGATATTGAGGATCAAGGCAGGAAAGACATCGTTCACCTCCTCTTAGAACCAAAGGTCACCCTCGAGGAAGTCGTCTATCGAAAGCGTTGGGACAATCTCCGCTTAGACGTTGTCCCCTCCCACATTCGCCTCGCAGACCAAGAACCCGACCTGATTAGGACAATAGATATCGATCGCGTCCTGCAAAGAAAGCTAAGAAACCACCCCTACGATGTCATCCTAATTGATCCACCCCCTGCCTTCGGTAAAGTCAATGCCATTGCTTTGATGGCTTCCCATGGGGTTCTGATTCCGATAGAATTCGCCCCTTACCCCATACGGGCGATTGAGTATGTCTTGGCGCGCCTAGAAGCCTTCAGACCTGTAATGGATAACCCGCCGCGGCTTCTGGGTATTGCCGTTAATAAGTACGATCGCAAGAACTCTGCTGTCAATGCACAGATGCAAGAGAGGCTGCAGGGTATCCTTGGGAGAGTAGCTCGCGAGTATGCCGTCGTTTGTAATCTCTTGCCTAAAGACACGTGGATTCCTAAGCGCGCTGCTATAGAAAAAGCAACAGATTTACAGCAACCCATATTTAGCAGAAATCTATATACGGAATTATCAAGAGCAGATCAAGAATCAATTGATGAGCTAACGGCAACATTTGAAAATTTGGCGCGCCATCTTTCCACTGAAGCAGTTGCACAGCATGAGTAA
- a CDS encoding alpha/beta fold hydrolase, with protein MTVSLPSQTWQWQGYPILYRYQGSQGTPLLLIHGFGASSLHWRKNIPALAAYHRVYAIDLLGFGGSAKPAPSAIPYTFETWATLVLAFCHEVIGQPTVLIGNSIGCVVALQAAVFQPAWVSQLILLNCSLRQLHERKRQQLPWYRRWGTSLLQQLLANRTLGTFFFRQIAQPRTVRRILQRAYANAAAVTDELVEILLTPAQDAGAADVFLAFVRYSQGPLPEDLLPQITCPTYFLWGAADPWEPIDEGQKLAKFPCGQEFVALPGVGHCPQDEAPEQVNTQILKWLGKISISP; from the coding sequence ATGACTGTCTCTCTCCCCTCTCAAACATGGCAGTGGCAAGGATACCCGATTCTCTATCGGTATCAAGGCAGCCAAGGTACCCCTCTACTTCTGATTCACGGCTTTGGTGCCTCTAGTTTGCATTGGCGCAAAAATATTCCTGCCCTTGCCGCTTACCATCGGGTCTATGCCATTGATTTGTTGGGCTTTGGTGGCTCCGCCAAACCGGCTCCCTCAGCTATCCCCTACACCTTTGAGACGTGGGCAACCTTGGTTTTGGCCTTTTGCCATGAGGTGATTGGCCAGCCCACCGTTCTTATTGGCAACTCCATTGGCTGTGTGGTCGCTTTACAGGCAGCTGTTTTCCAGCCAGCGTGGGTCAGTCAATTGATCCTGCTCAACTGCTCTTTGCGTCAGTTGCATGAGCGCAAACGACAGCAACTCCCCTGGTACCGCCGCTGGGGAACTAGCCTGCTGCAGCAACTTTTAGCCAATCGCACCCTTGGCACCTTCTTTTTCCGTCAAATTGCCCAACCCCGTACTGTGCGCCGCATTCTCCAGAGAGCCTATGCCAACGCTGCCGCCGTCACCGATGAGCTAGTGGAGATATTGCTCACCCCTGCCCAAGACGCCGGGGCTGCCGATGTCTTTCTAGCCTTTGTCCGTTATTCCCAGGGCCCCTTACCCGAAGACCTACTGCCGCAGATCACCTGCCCCACCTATTTCCTTTGGGGTGCCGCTGATCCTTGGGAACCGATTGATGAAGGTCAGAAGTTAGCTAAGTTTCCCTGTGGGCAGGAGTTTGTTGCGCTGCCAGGGGTTGGCCACTGCCCCCAAGACGAAGCCCCTGAGCAGGTGAATACCCAGATCCTGAAATGGTTGGGCAAAATTTCCATCAGCCCCTAG
- a CDS encoding creatininase family protein — MPLLQLKTWPEVEAYLSSSQGIIVPLGSTEQHGPMGLIGTDALCAEAIAKGVGEATAALVAPTIAVGMALHHMAFPGTISLRPTTLILVIRDYLVSLVRAGFQRFFFINGHGGNIATVKAAFAETYAVLADLQIPEADQVRCELANWFMCSSVMQLARELYGDREGSHATPSEVAVTQFLYPEAIKRVPLNPEVNSTHAIYSAADFRRRYPDGRMGADSSLATPEHGQQFYQRAVQELSDRYRQFLQAD, encoded by the coding sequence ATGCCCCTACTACAGCTCAAGACTTGGCCAGAGGTTGAGGCCTATCTCAGCAGCTCTCAAGGGATTATTGTCCCCCTGGGTTCTACCGAGCAACACGGCCCCATGGGCTTAATTGGCACCGATGCCCTCTGTGCTGAGGCGATCGCCAAGGGGGTAGGAGAAGCCACTGCCGCCCTGGTCGCTCCAACTATTGCGGTGGGTATGGCCCTACACCATATGGCTTTCCCGGGCACCATTAGTTTGCGTCCCACTACGTTGATTTTGGTGATTCGCGACTATTTGGTGAGCTTGGTACGGGCAGGCTTTCAACGCTTCTTTTTCATCAATGGTCACGGCGGCAACATCGCTACAGTAAAGGCGGCCTTTGCGGAAACCTACGCAGTCCTAGCAGATCTGCAAATTCCAGAGGCGGATCAAGTGCGCTGTGAATTGGCCAACTGGTTTATGTGTAGTTCGGTGATGCAACTGGCGCGAGAATTGTATGGCGATCGCGAGGGTTCCCATGCCACCCCCAGTGAAGTGGCAGTAACCCAATTTCTCTACCCAGAGGCCATTAAGCGGGTTCCCCTCAATCCCGAAGTCAATAGCACTCATGCCATCTACAGTGCCGCAGATTTTCGCCGCCGCTATCCCGATGGTCGTATGGGGGCAGATTCCAGTTTGGCCACCCCTGAGCATGGGCAGCAATTTTATCAGCGGGCTGTTCAGGAGTTGAGCGATCGCTACCGTCAATTTCTTCAAGCCGACTAA
- a CDS encoding MFS transporter: MVSSGPQPRPEGFAALMRNRNFLKLWGGQIISQLADKIFLVLLITLAVSYDASYELPGSKASAVMIANTLPAVFFGSTAGTFVDRYPKRELMSITNILRGLLVFALIFMPKRFTLLLLIAFSESILTQFFAPAEQAAIPLLVKEENLLSANALFITTMMGSLVVGFAIGEPLLSGAVAIGGVYAREVVVGALYVIAGLVLASIRYREAVHGRDRHLNVWQDLQEGFHYLRQNRLLGNAMLQLTILYCVFAALTVLAVSLAQEIGLRPNQFGFLLAAAGLGLILGAGILGQWGEKLHHRPLPLIGFLVMAVVLLVFAFVHYLWIGLGLSVLLGIGASLIGIPMQTLIQIRTPAAMRGKVFGFQNNIVNIALSVPLVLAGVLSDLFGLMVVMVGMGVLVAIAGLWAWRNTGAVLEDVI, encoded by the coding sequence ATGGTAAGTTCTGGTCCCCAGCCCCGTCCAGAAGGGTTTGCCGCTCTGATGCGGAACAGGAATTTCCTCAAGTTATGGGGCGGTCAAATCATCTCCCAACTGGCGGACAAAATTTTTCTCGTTCTCCTAATTACACTGGCGGTTTCCTACGATGCCAGCTATGAGCTGCCGGGCTCTAAGGCCTCAGCTGTAATGATCGCCAATACGCTACCAGCAGTTTTCTTTGGTTCAACGGCGGGCACCTTTGTGGATCGCTACCCAAAGCGGGAGCTAATGAGTATTACCAATATTTTGCGGGGGCTACTGGTCTTTGCCCTGATCTTCATGCCAAAGCGGTTTACCCTGCTGCTCCTGATTGCCTTTTCTGAGTCCATCCTCACGCAATTTTTTGCCCCAGCAGAACAGGCGGCAATTCCCCTGCTGGTGAAGGAGGAAAATCTCCTCTCGGCAAATGCCCTCTTTATCACAACAATGATGGGGTCACTGGTGGTGGGATTTGCCATTGGCGAGCCCTTGCTAAGTGGTGCCGTGGCCATAGGCGGCGTCTATGCCCGTGAAGTTGTTGTCGGTGCGCTGTATGTCATCGCGGGGTTGGTTTTAGCCTCGATTCGCTACCGAGAAGCAGTTCATGGGCGCGATCGCCACCTGAATGTTTGGCAAGACCTGCAGGAGGGATTTCACTATTTGCGTCAGAATCGTCTGCTTGGGAATGCCATGCTCCAGTTGACAATCCTCTATTGTGTCTTTGCCGCCTTGACAGTGTTGGCGGTCAGTTTAGCCCAAGAAATTGGCTTGCGGCCCAACCAGTTTGGCTTTCTCTTGGCCGCCGCAGGCTTGGGGTTGATTTTAGGGGCGGGCATTCTGGGGCAATGGGGAGAGAAATTGCATCATCGCCCCCTGCCTTTGATTGGCTTTTTGGTGATGGCAGTCGTCTTACTGGTCTTTGCTTTTGTGCATTACCTGTGGATTGGCCTTGGTTTGAGTGTTTTATTGGGAATAGGGGCTTCTTTAATTGGTATTCCCATGCAGACCCTCATTCAAATTCGCACGCCAGCGGCAATGCGGGGCAAGGTCTTTGGCTTCCAAAATAATATTGTCAATATTGCCCTCAGTGTGCCCTTGGTGTTGGCGGGGGTGCTTTCGGATCTCTTTGGCCTTATGGTTGTGATGGTGGGCATGGGGGTCTTGGTGGCGATCGCCGGCCTTTGGGCATGGCGCAATACTGGTGCTGTTCTTGAAGATGTGATTTAG